In Trachemys scripta elegans isolate TJP31775 chromosome 13, CAS_Tse_1.0, whole genome shotgun sequence, the sequence TTGTAAATATCACCTGCCAGATGTGAACCCTCCGCCGCAATCCAAGAGTTCAGAAAGAATTCAGTCTCCGGTACCCGCCTGCCAACCAATGGAGGAGATGTTAGTGCCGGTCCCGCATCTAGACTGGgtgcaaagggggtgggggacttTGGCCACTTACATGGGGGCTCTGTGCAGGCGTCTTGGTGGTCCTTTTCCTTACATCCCCGTCCTCTCATTGGCGCCTTTCCCCTCTGCTAGTACAGGGAGTGCAATGGGATTTGGACTAGACCCTCACTGGTTTACACACACCCCACCGCCCCCAGGCCCGTTTGAAACACCCCTGGCATTAAGGATCGGAGTTAATCGACAGACGTGCTCTGGAGAAATAATTCCCAACCCATCTCTTACCAAAAATCCCCATTTATTGATGAATTCCCTCCCCCGACCCAGTAACTAACAGCCGGGCTCTGAGCTGCTCGAGAATTCGTTAGGGAAGAATTGATGGAAGAGCTCAGACCACACGATTTATCCAGCTAGGACGTTACAAGCAGGTTTGGGTTCAACAAGGTACGTAGGAACAGACACCGGGCGTACACATTGGGCAGGTGGTTTTGTCTCTtcgtttgggggaggagggaggcttttCAAAAATGCCCATTTCCCAGAGGTTTAGATCCAAATTTTGAAATACAGCCATTATTTGTCAGGATCAAAAAACTGCCAATGCAATTAATGTGGAGTGTGTATaactatatatagagagagttttATAATAGATCATAAAATGGTGATGGAAAGGGAAAAGAGGAGGGGGGCCTGGTGCGCTAATGAGAACAATCCGGCGCGAAAGCCACATTGATTTTTGTTACCTTTGTGACTAAGGATTAATCTAATGCACACGCGTTAGAAATCCTGTCCCAAGGACCTGCACTGAGGTGGAAGCCCCCAGCTGAGCGGGGACTCGGGATGTCAGAGGACCGCTTGGGGGAATAGGGTTCGTTTTATTCCCGTGCCTGTTTCTCTTACGAGCTGGAGTCAAATCATGCCCCTTTTAACAGTCTGCATTTAAAGAATGCACAAAAATCTGCTCCATCCCCTTCCACTGGTCCCTGCGCAAAACTCGGAAGCAGCAGGCCCTGGGAGAGAGAAACGGCCTAGGGGTAGGTGGCATGAGGCAGTAGGATGGGCGGAGGGCAAGTCGGGTCCCTGCACAAACGCAGGAGCAGCTGATGTGGTGCAAGGGGCCTCTGGAAGGACCTGGCactgggggctgacagctgggtGCGGGGCGCTGGGTCCCTCTCGCCCCCTGATCGGGGACACGCTGCGCTGGAGAACTGGAGCCCAGGTGTGAACCTGAGTTGCAGGGAGCGCCCGGAGCTGTGCAATCGAAGGCaagaggaagtggggggaggggaggtataGACCTTCCAGGAAAAATGGGGCAGCGTGTTTCGGCCCCAGGAAAGGGAGGCTCACGGTCTCCCCGTGCAATGCCATCCCCGCTCTCCGGGATGCTTGCGGCCAGGCATCAACCACGCCACCCAAAGCGACTTAAGCAGGAGACTTTCCTCCAGCCGGTGTAAAAGCAGTTCTGCCCGGCGCCCGCGCTAACACGGGCACATCTCCTccagcccgggggaggggggggcaggcctGTGGGCAAGGGGAGTAGGTAGGCGGGGGTCTCTCTCACCAAGTCTGGGATCAGAAACGCACCGCGCAATGCGCCTGGTGTGGGCGGGGAGCTGAGCCccgccagccagccctgcaggacCGCAGGTTGTGTGGGTCAACATGGGCCAGACCTGCGAAACCCAGCACAGCTCACTGCAACCTGCCCAGGCTTTCTGATTGGGAAACTCAGTCTTTAAGGCCCAGCCCCCtactgggtatgtctatacagcaatccggggggtggggggggacagaaAACCTTCCGGTGGTCTCGCCTTTCGGGCTCATTACGGAAAATCTCCCCCTTGAGTTACACTCAGGCAATTCGGATTGGGAGGCGGTGGGCCAGGCAGCTCTACCTCCACAACAGcctgcggggggagaggggcatggaGAAACCCCCCCACCGctcaccctcctgcctcccctccttccctaGCGTCGTGCTAGGGCTGGTTACACTGGGGGAAGAGACAATTAGCCAGCCCGGCGCTGGAGATTTCGGAGCGATCCGCGGCGTCCGCTCACCCGCGCCCGGAGAACCAAACCCCGCAGCtttgctggggtggaggggtgaaaTGTCATCTAGAGCCCGCCGACGGGAGAAATGCCCCTGCTCGGGGCTCAGCTCCCCAGGCCGAGGGAAAAACCGCCCCTCCAAATGACAGACAGGAATCGGCTCTTAACCTCGTGGGAGAGAAACACTCCGGCGTGCGGCCCGCCCGGGCGAGCGAGGAGAGGGGGCGTTCACACGGGAGCGCAGAATGGAGTCGCTGCCCTAGATAAACAGGGGGGGGGGTGTgtagatcttttttaaaaagccaggcaagAGGGAGTTCACAGCTCCCCGGCTGCATGCACCTGGCCGCCCGGAGAGCCCGCCGCTGCAGCCCGGGAAGGGATGTCCCGTGTAGACCCGCTTTAAATGATCCTGGGGAAAAGAGCCCAAGCCACAAAACCCAGATGCGAGCATTCTCCGCCCAACCCCTCTAGGGCCGGGTGTGTCACATCTTCCCCCACGTCCCTGGTTTCCCAAAGGGACAGCGCCCTGCACTCCCAGGGGGCTTTCTTTCTCCTGCATCCTAAAACGTACTTAAGAGGGATCTAATTCAcctcctctgtgccccccccgaaaaagaaaaaaagacggGACCTTCCCAGGCCCCTCTCCCCTTTTTCAAGAACGAGCTAGGGTATTTCTTGTACATCCTTTGCCCATTTGGCAGCCACGTCTTGCTGTAAAATAAAATCTTCCGTAATatcccccccttccctttcccgTACAACCCACCCGCTCTCCTCCCCTTCACTGTTCCCACCCTTGCTTCGACAGGCCTCTTGCCTACATCAGGCCAGCCAGTTTCTGCTCATTCCTCCGGGCTCTTTAGACAAAATGCACCAGCGCCGAACCCTTTTGAGTGTGCTCACCGCTTTGATTTTGGCTACAAGGCTCCTTCCTCCACGGGGGTGGGAGTCACTTCTGAGTTTTCATGGTGTTAAATAAGTCAGCCAAATTCCTAAGGACAGGATCTAGGGCCCGGAGCCTTCCACGTCCACCCCATTGCTGAAGGCCAGAACAAATCCGAACCCTTCGCTAACAAAAAACTGGTCTATTGTTAAAGGCCCAGAGCAGAAACATTTAGTCTAGGAGGCAACAAAATAAACTGGTTTAAGGGTGAAAAGGGTGGAAGAGAAGGAGGCCATTGTACTTCCTAGCTATGATTCCTCTGTACAGAGCCATGCACTTTCTGAATAGAAATATAAAGGAAGTGCACTGCAGAGTCCAACCTCCTCTAGAAGGACAAAGCAGCAGGTGGATAGTTTCAGTAACTCACACCTGCTCACGCTTCTagaaagggatgggggggggggggactaagCTGAACCTAGAGAGAAGATTAGCTTGGTTAAGCTGATGAGGGAGGAGTGTATGGCAAATCTCTCTTGatggaaatcaatggaataaCTCACTTAAAGGAGAGAATTATGCCTTGCATTTATAATTCCCTGTGCTCTAAAATAATACCCCCTTTTAATATAAGCTCTGATACTTCCTCCTCTACCGAATCATTAGGAGTTGTGCTCAGACTAATCGCATGCACAGACCTTATTTCCAGTAGCCAGCCCCCACCAACTACAAAACAATTCAACCTTAGATAGTGTTTAAAGCACTGTCCTGTGTAGCTCAGTCTAGAAAGGCTCAGCATTACAGCTTAACAAGCAGTTACCCGGTGTTGCAGTGGTtgctccagctgctgccctgGAGGAGGTCAAACATGCTAACGTCTTCCCCAGGGCCCAGCTGAGCAGGAAAGGGGAAGCAAAGGAGTATGACAAGGGCCAAGCTACTCTACCTCTCAACATCCTAAACCAGCTGTTAGGCAGCCAATTAGGAGTGGAGGGTTACTTTGCATCAGACCAAGAATAAAAGGACCTTATGCCATTAGTTCTGCTGTATTTCAGAAACGCATTACAGCTGAAAGCTTTAGAGCCTTTCCCAACACACCCCATAAGAGTTTTGTATTTTTGATTAGATTAATTTTCTAAACCCAATGCTAAAAAGACATTATAGACAATACCCTACTCATAGGTGAATGCCACCCCCCTGCTGCGGAGTTTGTTATTAATGAAAAAGTTTACCACACCATGCCAAGAGTTCATCTGCACTGGCTGGAAGCAGTGCATAGCTCTTCCCACAGCCATGTTTGTAagtatagggccaaattcttttcaGCAGTTACCGCAGCCGAGAACTGACCTTTTTGCTATCTGACTTTTTTCGTCCCCAGGATGTCAAAAGGCATTAAACAGTGCTTTAATAGTTTTCCCTCTGCATGGCAGTAGGGCCcataatttatcatttttaatggAGGACTGAGTTTTACATGGCTTAATACTGCCCCCAGTGAAAGTCACAGGTAAAGCTCCAATGAACCTGAACAGGTTAGGTTCTAagatgaacaaaacaaaaacaccccacatttaaagtttaaaaaaaaaaaaaaaagtctgctaaAACCTTGTTTCTGCCACTTAGGGACACAAAAGTAGAGGTATTCTAAAAAGGTAATTCATATTTAATGTCATTAATTAAATCATTAGTCTGTTTAATTTGTCTTTGAGGCTAAAATGACTCAATTTTAGATGTACACTACCTCTAGTGTACATTTACATGTTAACAAATCTGCATATTATATGTGACTCATCTGGTACATAAATCTAACAGTAAAAGACATACATTTTTCTAAAGGCATTAGTGTTTATAGTGTATTTAGGATGCATAgtcattaaaatgaaaaagaaaaattcccTATGAAAAATAGTTACTGCACAGGATATAATTTCCAAGTTAAGTCTCAGCATTATACTGTACATTCTCCCCTATCTCCAACTCAAGATAACAGAAGTAAATAGGCTACAAGGGCCTAAATTCTTgtcaaaatgacatttaaaaaaataaaaatatttgaattatCAGCGTGCAAAaatacacaatatacataaaaCTAGAAAttgtcatttgttttaaacctgtataatttaaaaactgccaaaatgattgttttacttcaaattaaaaagttaaaaaatataataaaccCTCAGGCAAAAATTGTGGACCCAATCTTGCGTCCCAAAACTCACATTACAGTCAATGATAGTTGTGGGTGCATAAGGAATGCTAGATCAAACCTGTAGGGAGCAAGGCCACATTGATTCCTCCTCCCTACCCCCATATAATACATGAAGGTTTTTAGTGGACATTTTAACTCTGACAAAGCAGGATAAACATGCCACAATCATACAGTCTCACAAAATAAAGTAAATATCAAATCTAAAACATTTGAACCAAGTGAAACCTTAAATCCAATATAAATTTCCTTCAAAGGAAACTTACCTAGTCTCGATAAGGCCATTGTTAGCAGCATTTTTTATAAAGAGATGAAGAATGCCAAAATATCTACAATTTGATGATTGGAGTAGGGATATCACTGAATAGTTAAAAAGGACAAGGTTCCCACTCTTAGTGGATATGCAAATATAAACTAACCATTAATATGCAATAAACATATGTATACCACACATACATATAGATACACAGACATATACATACCTGGATAGTCCTCTAATACCCAGGGGTAAGGTTAAATAATACATTCAAAAGACattattaaatacaaatacactttaaaaacacAGAGACAACATTTTATCTGTTGCAAAAATGTATTTGATTACTCAAGTAAAATTACAGTATCTCTGTTGTTAGTATTAAATGTTAAAGAAACTGGACCTCTTTTCCTTTCAACTTTCCAAGAAAGTGCATGTAACAGTCCAAAGTTGtgttccccaccccccatatctaatacaaaataaacaaacactatCCTTGTTCCCTTGGTCAAGAAGTAGGGCTTGGTCTTGCAAGGAACATATGTACATTTTAATGAAAGTGATATTTCTTATTGTATATACAGGAGCATCTACATTTGTCCATGGAAGGTTGTTCAAGATGCTATACTTAGCAGCATTGTGAAAGTCCAGCACATTTTCTATAATGAATATACCTACAAGGCAAAATGTTACGTCTCAGTTTCAACTACCAAAACAACACTTTTGTATCTTCTCTAATAATCTGCGTGCTTATTACTGTACAGAAACTTATGAACATTTAAGACGACTCAAGTAAAaagcacaatacaaataacagtTCAAAACGAAAAATGTTAAATCTACAAAAATTAAAGCAgttttaattttgtaataaaaatcaaaaactgaGCTTGTAAAGGACCCACACTGTTCAGTCATATTCTCCGCTTTCAGTCCTTTTCTTAATTCTGTTTGGAAAATTAAACAATGTGTTGCTGATAAAATTTCCAGCGAGATCAAAGTATACATTTATATACAGACTTTTATTAGAGATCTAATGCATCACGGAGGTGGTGCATCAATACCAGAGTTCATGTTAAACTGGATATAGAAAATAAGTTAATGCCAGAAAAAGATCACCTAGCAGAACAGACTTGCAACTGCCATAAATGTTACAGCATGTTTACAGCACTCTAGTCGATTAGTATTTAGTTCAAAATACAGGAGACCAAAGTTAATGCTTGCATTTGTTTGCAAAGCAAGGTTATATCACTAATAAATAAGCTCTCTTAGAACTCTAGAAGTAGAACATGGTACAAAAAGAATGTCTTTATAATGTTGTCGTTTGTAGACTTGTAAAAAGCAACCCTAGGTTGCACTATTTGCAGGAATGTTATTGATAAGGTTTATTCTAATTTGTTACAATTTCTTTGTTGTCTTCCACAAAACGTGTAAAACGGAAGTTTGTCCCATTTTCGTTGCTTGCCATTTTCTCCAGACCAGCTAGAGGTGCATTAGGTTCAGAATTCTGGAGCTTCTCCAGGCTTCCAGTCAACCCACTAATAGGTGAACTGCCTCCATTGCCCAGGCTTCCAGGAATTGGAGGGATGCCACCATTCTGAATGACTGAGATCTCATTGGTCTTCATAGCCAAGCCATTGGAGAGTGCAGCTGCATACTGATTCCAGAAGCTGGAAGGGTCTCCGTTTCCTGACCTTGCAGCCAAATCTTTCTGAAACATTTCTGGGAATTTTACAGGATTGCCTCCTAGAAATGTCATGGGACCATCCACGGAAAGTCGTCTGCCTCGTCTCGCCGGAGTGCTGTTCCACATGTGAGTGCCCATGTGAACCTGCAAGAAGGGAGTAGGTGGAGGAAGGAAGGTAGTTAGCAGTGGAATTTCATTCTGACTGATCAAATATACcttaacacaaaacaaagaagGCAGTCCATGTGTCTATTCTTATTTATGTAAAGAACACCACTAAAGGTAAAGGATGTAATATTCCAGTTCAGATCAGTAACAACAAATAAGATTCATCTGGACCTAGGTACCAGCATTATGCAGAATGCCCATCTTTTTCCTGCTGAACAATACATTTCTTATTACTCTTTTTCATTACATGTATTTAGTTTATAATAGCCTTATGTTATTCAGTCAATTGCAGCTAGCTACTTTCAGGATTAAAATTGCTATGTCCACTTTCATTGCAATGGTAAGTATTGTATTTGACACTCTTTACCCTATAAATGTCCTTTTCAGACAGGAAGAAAGTATCCTTTACTGATTGCTCATCGGAGAACCTTGTGTATAGACAGAATGGCCTGAAAGTAATTATTCATCTCACATTACTGGCAGAAATCTCTAGAGAAATACTCTGTCAACAGAAACATGTACACAGTAAAGTGCTCAACTAGTGTTCTAGAACTTAAGTATATTTGCTTTTTCAACACATCAGTAGGAAATGTTAGTTATATAATCAATTAAAATAATGCCTATTAGTTCAAGAATTAGTTAGAAACAAGTCTGTTGTGAGTGAGAGTTACGAAAATACTATATTTAAGATGCAGTGCTTAATAAGTAATGTACGCAGTACACTTCATGCATATCTTTAATTAAACACCCTCTAGCAACATTCAGCTATCCTGTTTCATAGACTACATAGTGAGTTTGGTGCATTTTATCAAACCAGAAATAGCTTGCTGCATTAAACTCTTCAATCCTGTTCAAAACGCCAGGCACCCAGCATGAGACAATCTACTGGTGCCAAAGCTAACCAAATAAAACCATTTTTCATACCCTAGATATCTAAAAGTAGCATTGTTGACAACATTACaggtgtaaatgtaaataaacaaaaacaaaaaaccccaccacaacaGCAAGAAGGAAAGTACCTTAAGATTGCCTTTTGTCGTGAAAGCTCTTCCACATATAGTGCAGGCAAAAGGCTTTTCGCCAGTGTGTGTCCTTTCATGAATCTGCAAAGCACTAGAAGATGAAAATGTTTTCCCACATGTGTTGCAGTAGTGCTGTTTGGGAGTTCTTCGGGGTAGAGTTGGAAGCAGAACTGGTGATGTGGCAGAAGATGGCAAAGGCCCCAGAGGAACAAGACCAGGCGGTGTTTCTTTGCTATCCTGAGGAGAGCCGTGCAGAAAGCCATTAACCTCAGTCTTTATGAGAGATGACAATGAATTAGCAGGTATAACTGAAGAGTTCTGATTAGGGCCAATATTGGAATTGGGCTCAAAAAGCTGTGATGGCAGATCTCGCATTTGATGTGTCAACATATGCTGCTTCAAATTACCCTTTGTGGAAAAGCCACGATTGCAAACTGTGCAAATAAATGGTCTCTCTTTGGTATGACTTCTGTAATGAATGTCCAAGGCACTCTGACAAGCAAACGTTTTGCCACAAATGTCACACgctgtgtttttaaatttaccTCTATCTCTGAAAGGAAAGAGCATACTCAAAGATTCTTCTTTAATTATTTTGTCTGTGTTACTAGATGTCAAGTCCAAAGCACCACCGTTAGCAGGGGTTGGAGACAAACCATTGGCAAACTCACTTGGTAAAGCTCTTAGTTGTTTCTCTTCAATACTTGGTGATTTGTGGTAATCATTAGTGCTGTTGGATGGGGACAAAGCCTGCATAGAAGAGGTAGACTCTGAGATAGCAGGACTTCCAGCACTTTGGCTTTCCATATCACCACCAATAGACGATGAATCATTTGTCATAACATCCCCCTCCACTGACCCATTTTCAACTGATTTTAAGCTAGCTTGAAGTTGTTCAGCAAGTCCTGCATTGATCATCTTCATTTGATTTTCTAAAGCAGCAATACTTGACATTTCCAGTGGCAGAGGGGAAGAAGATaagctgtcttgggatgcatccaCAGATTTAGGTGTATCTGGCACGCTGCTGTCAGGACAGTCTTCCATGTTCTCGTCTGAGAAGTTGTCTAGATCATCAAAATTCTTCTCATCAAAAGATCCGGTGTCAGATTCCATTGACTCTGGATAGTTTTCTGTGACAGGCGTATTGGGAATCTGTCCTCCCATATGCATTCTGATATGCTGCTGTAGCACAACAGCATTGGTGAACTTTTTCTGGCAGATCGGGCATGAATGTTGTACTCTCAGCGGGGGCATGGCACGATGAACACTGTAATGAGTCTTTAAATTTCCTTTAGTCGTGAAAGCACGACCacaaattttacatttaaatggCCTTTCACCAGTATGTGTGCGataatgcatttttaatgcaCTCTGGCAACTGAGAACTCGATGGCAAATAATACACTCATTAGGATCGGTTGCCTTTTTGTCAATATTTTCCACCAGTTGCTGCAATTTTGAGGTTTCTGATGCCGACGTTGAATCTAGTAGTCCTCCAAATGGAAACTTTGCCTTAAATTGCTCCGACATTAGAGGCATCAGTGGATTTGTAAAAGTGACAATGCTGTTCGAGCTGGAGTCTGCTGCCGGTGAACTCACAGAGCTGTTAATATTAGCGAAGGAGTTTGAAGTGTAAgtgttttcttctgttttcccATTTGTGGTAGGCAAAGCACTGACTTCTGCCTCATCTGAGTGTCCATTTGAATTTTTTATAGCAGGATCAGCTACTCCCGAGTCACTTTTGACAGAACATGGAGGGCTAGCCAAATGATGGCTAATGGGAATAGGTTGAGGCTCCTCAGTTTTGATAAATGGTGTCAAGCTTGGAATTGTTGGTGGGAGTGGCAGGCCAACAGAAGTAGTCAAAGTAGACAAAACTGGCTTGCTGTCCAGCCAGCTGGTTACAGGTTTCTCTGGTGGGATAGACATCCCATAAGGAATACCTGTGCTTGTCGGAATATTGTCCAAATGCTCTGGCACTGGGTATGGATTCATTTGAATATGAGGGTATTTTTCTTTATGACGCTGAAAGTGGACTTTTAAATTTCCCTTTGTGGAGAATCTGTTTCCACATATGTTGCATTTGAAGGGCCTCTCGCCAGTGTGAGAACGTAAGTGAATCTGCAAGGCACTGTCACTCCCAAAGACTTTCGCACAGAACCTgcatttatgtttaaaaaatgccTCATCAGAAGTACTTTTTGCTTCAAAAGCAGTTACATTTGGTGGCTtgctttttctttgctgtgcCAAGGCAGTCAAGGAGTTTAAATCCTCTGCAGGTGTTCCAAGATTGGACAAGGGGTTGGAGAAAACCGAGTTATTAGGGGCGGGTTGAGGTAGAAGTGGATTAGATGCAGGACTTAATAAACTGCTTATTGCAAAAGCTGGTGAAGATGATGCTGATACTGGTGGGTTGCTGAGCTGTGAGCCACCAACATTTGAAGCCACTTTTTCTGAGGACGGTGTTGTAACTGCTGCTGCCAGTATGTTAATATTTGGAGAAGAGCCACTACTGGATGGAATTATAGTATTGCCAGAGTTGCTCTGAGGTAGCTGTATAGGGGGTAGTTGTTTCAAACCACTGATGCTGGCAGATTGACTAGCAAGGCTTTGTGCTAATCCAGCTGCCGCAGCCAGCTGCTGGGATAAATGGGAACTTAACGTGGACAAGGGGTTGGCAGATGTTCGTAAAGTACCTTGAGAAGGGCTAGATGATGTTGACACGTCTGTGTTTTGGGAAGCCAACAATAATATTTGGTGACGAATTTGTTCAATCAGTTGCAACTGGTGGATCTGCTGTTGCTGTAAAGCCAACAGTTGCTCCATTAGGGCAGGTACAGCAAGCTTATTATTTGACGCACCATTACATCTCGCTTCCTGTGAGAACTGTGCTACCGCCACTTTCGTACTTTGAAGGTTTTCTATTATGACATTGCTATTTATCACTGAAAAGTTGCCTAATGCTGTCAGATCCCCTATTTGAGGTAGAGAGGTTGTTATAGCTGAGGTACCCATTGTGGAGCTGTTACTGCTTGTAATACTATTGTTGACGCTCTTGGAACTGCTACTGCTATTGTTAATGCTGGAAGCCTCCGCATCCATGGATTCTTCCTTGTCAAGTTTGTTATGCTCTGAAAGGTCACTGCAGTCTACTTGATCTGTGTTATTAACTGTGTCATTCATCTGTTCATCAGGATTATCAGAAGGGGAACGAGGAGGGAAGGTTTCAGAAGGAGAAGCTGGATTTTCATTCACAATTAAAACTAATTGATTTTTAGTACAGTTCTTCTTGTGTTGCAGGAGATCTGATAATTCAAAGAACTCAGCACAGCACCTGCCACAGACATGGGCATCCTTGTTCTTAGTGGTTCGATTTGCGTGACCCTTTTCTGTGTTTCCTAAAACATCAAAAGATGATGGATTAGAAACTGGAGCAGAAACACAGAAATTTCTCtaggacatttttattttaatctactGTTTTTAACTCTCAAACTACAACACGCAAAGATTGTATGTGAAAACAGATCAATATTAGTGCTTCCCAAATATTGCTCATGACTGATTTTTAAGACCGTACACGGGTGTTGTATTAATCCCTATGTCTTAGATGATCACTATGATTTCCTTCAGATAATCcatcaaaatataaaatactatGAACTGAAGACATTGGGGCATAATGAAATTCCATAGCAAAGTATTGATTTCCAATATTTCATACTGCTTATTGTCTAGTTGTCCACTGAGCGCAAATCAACCATTTGAAGGACCCATTAGACTCTCAAGTTCCTGTCAACCTTGTTCATTTTCAACGGAATCAAAGATATCTGTGACAGTTGCCCCTGTCACTAAACTAATTTGTAGTCATTCAAGGTCCCAATCAGTTGTTGACAAGAAAAAAAGTGCATATCACTAAGCTACAGACTgacaactcaaaaaaaaaaaaaaaatcgctttTGAGTCTCCACATAAGACCTAAGCTAACTTTGATTGTATAGCAAAGATTAGCTTTCACATCAAAAGTTAATTCCACTGTAACTGGAGACTTCGAGctgaataaaaaggaaaaattctca encodes:
- the SALL1 gene encoding sal-like protein 1 isoform X1, with the translated sequence MSRRKQAKPQHFQSDPELALLSQRNGNTEKGHANRTTKNKDAHVCGRCCAEFFELSDLLQHKKNCTKNQLVLIVNENPASPSETFPPRSPSDNPDEQMNDTVNNTDQVDCSDLSEHNKLDKEESMDAEASSINNSSSSSKSVNNSITSSNSSTMGTSAITTSLPQIGDLTALGNFSVINSNVIIENLQSTKVAVAQFSQEARCNGASNNKLAVPALMEQLLALQQQQIHQLQLIEQIRHQILLLASQNTDVSTSSSPSQGTLRTSANPLSTLSSHLSQQLAAAAGLAQSLASQSASISGLKQLPPIQLPQSNSGNTIIPSSSGSSPNINILAAAVTTPSSEKVASNVGGSQLSNPPVSASSSPAFAISSLLSPASNPLLPQPAPNNSVFSNPLSNLGTPAEDLNSLTALAQQRKSKPPNVTAFEAKSTSDEAFFKHKCRFCAKVFGSDSALQIHLRSHTGERPFKCNICGNRFSTKGNLKVHFQRHKEKYPHIQMNPYPVPEHLDNIPTSTGIPYGMSIPPEKPVTSWLDSKPVLSTLTTSVGLPLPPTIPSLTPFIKTEEPQPIPISHHLASPPCSVKSDSGVADPAIKNSNGHSDEAEVSALPTTNGKTEENTYTSNSFANINSSVSSPAADSSSNSIVTFTNPLMPLMSEQFKAKFPFGGLLDSTSASETSKLQQLVENIDKKATDPNECIICHRVLSCQSALKMHYRTHTGERPFKCKICGRAFTTKGNLKTHYSVHRAMPPLRVQHSCPICQKKFTNAVVLQQHIRMHMGGQIPNTPVTENYPESMESDTGSFDEKNFDDLDNFSDENMEDCPDSSVPDTPKSVDASQDSLSSSPLPLEMSSIAALENQMKMINAGLAEQLQASLKSVENGSVEGDVMTNDSSSIGGDMESQSAGSPAISESTSSMQALSPSNSTNDYHKSPSIEEKQLRALPSEFANGLSPTPANGGALDLTSSNTDKIIKEESLSMLFPFRDRGKFKNTACDICGKTFACQSALDIHYRSHTKERPFICTVCNRGFSTKGNLKQHMLTHQMRDLPSQLFEPNSNIGPNQNSSVIPANSLSSLIKTEVNGFLHGSPQDSKETPPGLVPLGPLPSSATSPVLLPTLPRRTPKQHYCNTCGKTFSSSSALQIHERTHTGEKPFACTICGRAFTTKGNLKVHMGTHMWNSTPARRGRRLSVDGPMTFLGGNPVKFPEMFQKDLAARSGNGDPSSFWNQYAAALSNGLAMKTNEISVIQNGGIPPIPGSLGNGGSSPISGLTGSLEKLQNSEPNAPLAGLEKMASNENGTNFRFTRFVEDNKEIVTN